One Sphaeramia orbicularis chromosome 21, fSphaOr1.1, whole genome shotgun sequence DNA window includes the following coding sequences:
- the ttll4 gene encoding tubulin monoglutamylase TTLL4, with product MPTNQSYPWGGGSGPTCTGTSPIRSVPPTKVPSNQTSHELNRRKDPPKAPPTKQNKVAVLENGDRIKTNTKSQVTMATDGSSAPTQQINRTQNHRPRDTKQPRSSGEGPVRLDQLVSVCQRDLFRGQTCPQQHNALVLEASACPLLPSAPPRCLTPPRHQGAALELDASHLEITKTAGRSTMIEPEVRTASTRRIHLANQSPSGSTSSQFNTGHPSPTSETQMEPEPVDIHTHLSTRIRPAAAGSHEENSVMGSAPPGVLVGSVTNQISAIHLTKRRHPASTPPPSPSLSEEGVVGEHQLIGPECAMQVDGAEEELPDELENACSDDEGSDCSSITRASSTASIGLLSSVEEPMLLEVEDDREEKPPLVPSLFPHFPPTLYFSTANEKVGLLPVEQRRMLKWKMSTVTPNVVKNTVARSHFKVTKKSHDWLGCWGHHMKSPCFKTIGEHQKLNHFPGTFQIGRKDRLWRNLSKMQVRFGKQEFSFFPRTFVLPQDIKLLRKAWEDGGSRQKWIIKPPASARGIGIQVIHKWSQMPRKRPLLVQKYLHKPYLISGNKFDLRIYVYVTSYDPLRVYVFTDGLVRFASCKYSSSMKTLGNKFMHLTNYSVNKKNSEYQANSDDKACQGHKWALKALWQYLGSKGINTTLLWDKIKDIVIKTVIASEPYVNSLLKMNVRSPNSCHELFGFDIMLDENLKPWILEVNISPSLHSNTALDVSIKGQMIRDLLNLAGFRIPQREEVSGPSTSPSGSSSSLCGGNRDRTKPELTTDEKVKRAFYLSQRYADQDFYSSVLDVLTPDDVRVLAETEDEFTRKGEFERVFPSPSSSRYLRFFECPRYLNVLLDQWEQKHWNNRTKGIGLLTTLCQKGVHLGTNDPAHMWSKCSYTSRFESHRPDVVSPSRSRVVVSHQPRPLLHDDDGAGSDGEVASTSSLPASPSPGSSTCTSPQPSLTHSLLPQHFAAL from the exons ATGCCCACCAACCAGTCCTACCCGTGGGGCGGGGGCAGCGGGCCCACCTGTACCGGTACCAGCCCCATCAGGTCGGTTCCTCCCACTAAAGTGCCTTCAAATCAGACATCCCACGAGCTAAACCGGAGGAAGGACCCtcccaaagccccgcccacaaaACAGAATAAAGTGGCGGTGTTGGAGAACGGGGACAGAATCAAAACCAACACCAAGAGCcaagttaccatggcaacagacgGGTCTTCAGCCCCGACGCAACAGATAAACCGGACCCAGAACCACCGCCCGAGGGACACAAAACAACCCAGAAGCTCAGGGGAGGGTCCGGTCCGGCTGGACCAGCTGGTGTCCGTCTGTCAGAGGGACCTGTTCAGAGGACAGACGTGTCCACAGCAACACAACGCCCTAGTG CTGGAGGCTTCGGCCTGTCCTCTGTTGCCGTCGGCGCCTCCTCGATGCCTTACTCCTCCTAGACACCAGGGGGCGGCGTTGGAATTGGATGCATCTCACCTTGAAATCACAAAAACAGCTGGAAGAAGCACAATGATAGAACCAGAGGTGAGAACGGCGTCTACGAGGAGGATCCACCTGGCCAATCAGAGTCCATCGGGGTCAACCTCCAGTCAGTTTAACACCGGTCACCCCAGTCCAACCAGTGAAACCCAgatggaaccagaaccagtagACATTCACACTCATCTATCAACACGAATCAGACCCGCCGCCGCCGGGTCACATGAGGAGAACTCAG TCATGGGCTCCGCCCCCCCTGGCGTCCTGGTCGGCTCAGTGACCAATCAGATCTCTGCGATCCACCTGACCAAACGGAGACACCCTGCATCCACGCCGCCTCCGTCTCCATCGCTGTCAGAGGAGGGTGTGGTCGGAGAGCATCAGCTGATCGG ACCAGAGTGTGCGATGCAGGTGGATGGAGCTGAGGAGGAACTTCCTGATGAGCTGGAAAACGCCTGCAGTGATGATG aGGGTTCAGACTGTTCATCCATCACCAGAGCCTCATCTACAGCATCCATCGGTCTCCTGTCAAG TGTTGAGGAGCCCATGTTACTGGAGGTTGAAGATGACAGAGAGGAGAAACCGCCTCTGGTTCCCAGTTTGTTTCCACACTTTCCTCCAACGCTCTACTTCAGCACCGCCAATGAGAAAG TGGGACTGTTACCTGTGGAACAGCGGCGGATGTTGAAGTGGAAGATGAGCACCGTCACCCCCAACGTCGTCAAAAACACCGTCGCCAGGTCCCACTTTAAAGTCACCAAGA AGAGCCATGACTGGCTGGGCTGTTGGGGACACCACATGAAGTCTCCCTGTTTCAAGACCATCGGAGAACACCAGAAG CTCAATCACTTCCCAGGAACGTTCCAGATCGGCAGGAAGGACCGGCTGTGGAGGAACCTGTCCAAGATGCAGGTCCGCTTCGGCAAACAGGAGTTCAGCTTCTTCCCCCGGACCTTCGTTCTTCCTCAGGACATCAAACTGCTGCGTAAGGCCTGGGAGGATGGAGGCTCCAGGCAGAAGTGGATCATCAAACCA CCGGCATCTGCCAGGGGAATCGGTATCCAGGTCATCCACAAGTGGAGTCAGATGCCTCGAAAGAGACCACTACTGGTCCAGAA GTATCTTCATAAACCCTACCTCATCAGCGGGAACAAGTTTGACCTTCGCATCTACGTCTACGTGACGTCCTACGACCCTCTGAGGGTTTACGTCTTCACCGACGGCCTGGTCCGATTCGCCAGCTGCAA ATATTCGTCTTCCATGAAGACTCTGGGGAACAAGTTTATGCATCTGACCAACTACAGCGTCAACAAGAAGAACTCTGAATACCAGGCCAACAGCGACGACAAGGCCTGTCAGGGACACAAATG GGCTCTGAAGGCTCTGTGGCAGTATCTGGGTTCAAAGGGAATCAACACCACTCTGCTCTGGGACAAAATTAAAGACATCGTCATCAAAACTGTTATCGC GTCGGAGCCGTACGTCAACAGCCTGTTGAAGATGAATGTCCGGTCACCGAACAGCTGCCACGAACTGTTCGGCTTCGACATCATGTTGGATGAGAACCTGAAACCCTGGATCCTGGAGGTCAACATTTCACCCAG TCTGCATTCCAACACGGCGCTGGACGTTTCCATCAAGGGTCAGATGATCCGAGACCTCCTCAACCTGGCCGGGTTCCGGATTCCACAAAGAGAAGAAGTGTCTGGGCCGAGCACCAGCCCTTCCGGATCCAGCAGCAG TTTGTGTGGAGGAAACAGGGACAGAACCAAACCAGAGCTGACGACAGATGAGAAGGTGAAGAGGGCGTTTTACCTCAGCCAGCGCTATGCCGACCAG GATTTCTACTCGTCGGTGTTGGACGTTCTGACTCCAGACGACGTTCGCGTCTTGGCCGAGACCGAGGACGAGTTTACCCGAAAAGGAGAGTTTGAGCGAGTGTTTCCTTCGCCGTCATCATCGCGGTATCTCCGTTTCTTCGAGTGTCCGCGATACCTCAACGTCCTGTTGGACCAATGGGAGCAGAAGCACTGGAACAACAGGACGAAAG GCATCGGTCTGCTGACGACTCTGTGTCAGAAAGGCGTCCATCTGGGAACCAACGACCCCGCCCACATG TGGTCCAAGTGTAGCTACACCTCCAGGTTTGAAAGCCACAGACCTGATGTCGTCAGTCCATCCAGATCCAG GGTGGTGGTCAGCCatcagccccgccccctcctccaCGACGACGATGGCGCCGGTTCCGATGGTGAGGTGGCGTCGACGTCAAGCCTCCCAGCGTCTCCGAGCCCCGGGTCCAGCACCTGTACGAGCCCCCAGCCCAGCCTCACCCACAGCCTGCTGCCCCAGCACTTCGCTGCCCTCTGA